The following proteins come from a genomic window of Corallococcus sp. NCRR:
- a CDS encoding imm11 family protein yields the protein MEYFELHADVAEGFWCLGHPLDMQRRELDDPWQFSVGEPAHFKDPIRLPLDLEGEPRDYSHAAFGTPVVNAKLAALFRELAPNDIELIPVEIDSHAGPYFILNAIRTIPCVDIEASEEVHFWTEEDEIPEKVGTLRSIYGMRIDPSKVGDAKVFRPSEWEVSLIISEQIKDAMERAGLTGAKFEAVTGPPTFDPVRRAETKRRGELWDQARYARRAVWRGLGTMSDDFYIPPVVGGPWPGERQWWTAMRRPDGGMLIVTDGLSDPFNDILDRPTAGFGLELAIETPEPLGEVWKSWPVHLLERVAYEVAEFEKLRVSLANGTLSMEVDGVGMPETLVTPEGRVAVLIGMETDSLPARFTLPGGEVRLLTVKVLMPAELKWLLQQGRGAAAELLRRFKAAGETHLSRSWRQPVVS from the coding sequence ATGGAATACTTCGAGCTTCATGCGGATGTCGCTGAAGGGTTCTGGTGCCTGGGGCATCCGCTCGACATGCAGAGGCGCGAACTCGACGACCCCTGGCAGTTCTCGGTTGGAGAACCCGCGCACTTCAAGGACCCGATCCGGCTTCCGTTGGACCTGGAGGGGGAGCCCCGTGACTATTCACATGCGGCGTTTGGTACCCCGGTCGTCAACGCGAAGCTGGCGGCTTTATTTCGCGAGTTGGCTCCGAATGACATCGAGTTGATCCCCGTCGAGATCGACTCCCATGCAGGGCCGTACTTCATCCTCAATGCCATTCGCACCATTCCGTGCGTCGATATCGAGGCTTCGGAAGAGGTCCATTTCTGGACCGAAGAGGATGAGATTCCGGAGAAGGTGGGCACTCTCCGTTCCATCTACGGCATGCGCATTGACCCGTCGAAGGTGGGCGATGCGAAGGTGTTCCGTCCCTCGGAGTGGGAGGTCTCCCTCATCATCTCCGAGCAGATCAAGGACGCGATGGAGCGCGCGGGCCTCACGGGCGCGAAGTTCGAAGCGGTTACGGGGCCACCGACCTTTGACCCTGTGCGTCGCGCGGAGACGAAGCGGCGAGGCGAATTGTGGGACCAAGCCCGCTATGCCCGTAGAGCCGTGTGGCGTGGGCTCGGCACCATGTCCGACGATTTCTATATTCCCCCTGTCGTGGGCGGTCCATGGCCTGGCGAACGGCAGTGGTGGACGGCCATGCGCCGTCCCGACGGCGGCATGCTCATCGTCACAGACGGCCTGTCCGACCCGTTCAACGACATCCTGGACCGTCCCACCGCGGGCTTCGGGCTGGAGCTCGCCATCGAGACTCCGGAGCCGCTCGGGGAGGTGTGGAAGAGCTGGCCGGTGCACCTGCTCGAACGCGTCGCCTATGAGGTCGCCGAGTTCGAGAAGCTCCGCGTCTCCCTGGCCAATGGCACGCTGTCCATGGAGGTGGACGGCGTGGGTATGCCCGAAACCCTTGTCACTCCCGAGGGCCGTGTGGCCGTGCTCATCGGCATGGAGACGGACTCGCTACCCGCTCGCTTCACGCTTCCCGGGGGCGAGGTCCGGCTGCTCACCGTGAAGGTGCTGATGCCCGCGGAGCTGAAGTGGCTGCTCCAGCAGGGCAGGGGGGCGGCGGCGGAGCTCCTCCGCCGCTTCAAGGCTGCGGGAGAGACGCACCTCTCCCGCTCGTGGCGTCAGCCTGTCGTCAGCTAG
- a CDS encoding DUF4032 domain-containing protein — MSHPSRRLHSLHIRQGHPDFLDLPWELPLEAWTERSPRVVEVPRGLSRHVVVFVSYGATIYAFKETPARVAQREYDLLRGLEDRRLPSVCPVGLAVQTEEGLDAAPGDRPGLLITQYLASSLPYRALFMHQGLERYRSRLLDAMAGLLVRLHLGGFFWGDCSLSNVLFRRDAGELQAYAVDAETSELHEQLSAGQREMDLQIMEENVAGGLADLAARVELAEELPRELEAWQETAASIRQRYERLWAEINRELILQPHESYRIHERIRTLNDLGFSVGEVELLASGQGSQLRMRTIVTDREYHRHQLHSLTGIVAEERQASLLLNEMQEMKATLTRKLDRSVPLSVTAFRWLDERYHPTLSRLQKELGRAADTAELYCQVLEHKWFLSERAKRDVGLDAAVQDYVTLTLKQPGIAPLLEAAARDPKAL; from the coding sequence ATGTCTCACCCCTCGCGCCGCCTCCATTCCCTGCATATCCGGCAGGGGCACCCGGACTTCCTCGACCTTCCGTGGGAGCTGCCGCTGGAGGCGTGGACGGAGCGTTCACCGCGCGTGGTGGAGGTGCCGCGCGGTCTGTCCCGGCACGTGGTGGTGTTCGTCTCCTACGGCGCCACCATCTACGCCTTCAAGGAGACGCCCGCGCGCGTGGCGCAGCGCGAGTACGACCTGTTGCGCGGCCTGGAGGACCGCCGGCTGCCGTCGGTGTGTCCCGTGGGGCTGGCGGTCCAGACGGAAGAGGGATTGGACGCCGCACCCGGGGACAGGCCAGGGCTGCTCATCACCCAATACCTTGCATCGTCGCTGCCGTATCGCGCGCTGTTCATGCATCAGGGATTGGAGCGTTACCGGTCGCGGCTGTTGGACGCGATGGCGGGCCTGCTCGTGCGGCTGCACCTGGGCGGCTTCTTCTGGGGCGACTGCTCGCTGTCCAACGTGCTCTTCCGCCGCGACGCGGGCGAGTTGCAGGCGTACGCCGTGGACGCGGAGACGTCCGAGTTGCATGAGCAGCTCTCCGCCGGGCAGCGGGAGATGGACCTTCAAATCATGGAGGAGAACGTCGCGGGCGGCCTGGCGGACCTGGCCGCTCGCGTGGAGCTGGCGGAGGAGCTGCCGCGGGAGCTGGAGGCCTGGCAGGAGACGGCCGCGAGCATCCGCCAGCGCTACGAGCGGCTGTGGGCCGAAATCAACCGCGAGCTCATCCTCCAACCGCATGAGAGCTACAGAATCCACGAGCGGATCCGCACGCTCAACGACCTGGGCTTCTCCGTGGGCGAGGTGGAGCTGCTGGCGAGCGGGCAGGGCAGCCAGCTGCGCATGCGCACCATCGTCACCGACCGCGAGTACCACCGGCACCAGCTGCACTCGCTCACCGGCATCGTCGCGGAGGAGCGCCAGGCGAGCCTGCTGCTCAACGAGATGCAGGAGATGAAGGCCACGCTCACGCGCAAGCTGGACCGCAGCGTGCCCCTGAGCGTGACCGCGTTCCGCTGGCTGGACGAGCGCTACCACCCCACTCTGTCACGTCTGCAGAAGGAGCTGGGCCGCGCGGCGGACACCGCGGAGCTCTACTGCCAGGTGCTGGAGCACAAGTGGTTCCTGTCCGAGCGCGCGAAGCGCGATGTGGGCCTGGACGCCGCCGTGCAGGACTACGTGACGCTCACCCTCAAGCAGCCCGGCATCGCGCCGCTGCTCGAGGCCGCGGCGCGGGACCCCAAGGCGCTGTAA
- a CDS encoding glucodextranase DOMON-like domain-containing protein, translating to MSVRSRVSALLLASSLAACSGGKTREDALLFRLTDPVGDDHGDGELLYPRRADLGRGDLDVVSVAAFAEGAATRFEVTFAHPIARPSRAQAVDLEGATVAERARHGFYTFNVDLYVDQDRVPGSGRTDTLPGRGLTLAADSGWEKAVVLTPRPYEAREALRKAWRQAALEAYEKKSGGIGGKVEAELNAATEQELEARVFFPTVIQVSGRTVVFQVPDRFLGGHASADWGYGVAVTGATIDRRVALGGMFGGDTNANPRLMAMGIVPGEPPSADRFGGGRKGDPSQSPVVDLLVAPGTTQEEVLGASKPAWSAVVPSGKAVTAPVEDAGVPADAPDAGAVMEDAGVVGPVPPAP from the coding sequence ATGTCCGTGCGTTCCCGCGTGTCCGCGCTCCTGCTCGCCTCCTCCCTGGCCGCGTGTTCCGGCGGCAAGACGCGCGAGGACGCGCTGCTGTTCCGGTTGACGGATCCGGTGGGGGACGACCACGGCGACGGCGAGCTGCTGTATCCGCGCCGGGCGGACCTGGGGCGCGGGGACCTGGACGTGGTGTCGGTGGCCGCGTTCGCGGAGGGAGCGGCGACGCGGTTCGAGGTGACGTTCGCGCACCCCATCGCGAGGCCCTCGCGCGCGCAGGCGGTGGACCTGGAGGGGGCGACGGTCGCGGAGCGGGCCCGGCACGGCTTCTACACATTCAACGTGGACCTGTACGTGGACCAGGACCGGGTGCCCGGCTCCGGGCGCACGGACACGCTGCCGGGGCGCGGGCTCACGTTGGCGGCGGACTCGGGGTGGGAGAAGGCGGTGGTGCTGACGCCGCGTCCCTATGAGGCGCGCGAGGCATTGCGCAAGGCCTGGCGGCAGGCGGCGCTGGAGGCCTACGAGAAGAAGTCCGGGGGGATTGGCGGCAAGGTGGAGGCGGAGCTCAACGCGGCCACGGAGCAGGAGCTGGAGGCGCGGGTGTTCTTCCCCACCGTCATCCAGGTGAGCGGTCGCACGGTGGTGTTCCAGGTGCCGGACCGCTTCCTGGGCGGACACGCGAGCGCGGACTGGGGCTACGGCGTGGCGGTGACGGGCGCGACCATCGACCGGCGCGTGGCGCTGGGCGGGATGTTCGGTGGGGACACGAACGCGAACCCGCGGCTGATGGCGATGGGCATCGTGCCCGGGGAGCCGCCGTCCGCCGACCGCTTCGGCGGTGGGCGGAAGGGAGACCCGTCACAGTCGCCGGTGGTGGACCTGCTGGTGGCGCCGGGGACGACGCAGGAGGAGGTGCTGGGGGCCTCGAAGCCGGCGTGGAGCGCGGTGGTGCCGTCTGGGAAGGCCGTGACTGCTCCGGTGGAGGACGCCGGTGTGCCCGCGGACGCGCCGGATGCGGGGGCTGTGATGGAGGACGCCGGAGTCGTGGGTCCCGTGCCGCCCGCCCCGTGA
- a CDS encoding glucodextranase DOMON-like domain-containing protein: MINPRIAVLTLAASLSAAPALAEKVQFKDPTGDDKGPGKYTYPTDPVYKPGSFDLTGFKLDQGGNKTDVEIQLKASLENPWKMADGFSVQEVFIFIDTDHKAGSGFTDSPPGLNVSFAPEDAWDKVIIISPQGSSRVRAEANNKAGAMKGAVVVPTKVRASGNKITATVMNSDLGAGDPSTWGYQVVMQSNEGFPADNDLLTRRVNEYEGQHRFGGGSDFNCDPHVIDVLAGQGKGDSSEIKAQYEMLAYECAGDGSATKKATLKMVSGPKRPAAQGSAAAAPAQAPAAPAPAPAAPAPAPAPAPAPTPAAPAGTTVAPAPTTATPTK, encoded by the coding sequence ATGATCAACCCCCGCATCGCAGTGCTCACCCTGGCCGCTTCCCTGTCCGCGGCGCCGGCCCTGGCCGAGAAGGTGCAGTTCAAGGACCCCACCGGCGACGACAAGGGCCCGGGCAAGTACACCTACCCGACGGACCCCGTGTACAAGCCGGGCTCGTTCGACCTGACCGGCTTCAAGCTGGACCAGGGCGGCAACAAGACGGACGTGGAGATCCAGCTGAAGGCGTCGCTGGAGAACCCGTGGAAGATGGCGGACGGCTTCTCCGTGCAGGAGGTCTTCATCTTCATCGACACGGACCACAAGGCCGGCAGCGGCTTCACCGACAGCCCCCCGGGCCTGAACGTCTCCTTCGCGCCGGAAGACGCGTGGGACAAGGTCATCATCATCTCGCCGCAGGGCTCGTCGCGCGTGCGCGCGGAGGCCAACAACAAGGCCGGCGCGATGAAGGGCGCCGTCGTGGTGCCCACCAAGGTGCGCGCCTCCGGCAACAAGATCACCGCCACGGTCATGAACTCCGACCTGGGCGCCGGTGACCCCTCCACCTGGGGCTACCAGGTCGTGATGCAGTCCAACGAGGGCTTCCCCGCGGACAACGACCTGCTCACCCGCCGCGTCAACGAGTACGAGGGCCAGCACCGCTTCGGCGGCGGCTCCGACTTCAACTGCGATCCGCACGTCATCGACGTGCTCGCGGGTCAGGGCAAGGGCGACAGCTCTGAAATCAAGGCTCAGTACGAAATGCTTGCCTACGAGTGCGCGGGTGACGGTTCCGCCACGAAGAAGGCCACGCTGAAGATGGTCTCCGGCCCGAAGCGCCCGGCGGCGCAGGGCAGCGCGGCGGCGGCTCCGGCGCAGGCTCCGGCCGCTCCGGCTCCTGCCCCGGCGGCTCCTGCCCCGGCTCCGGCTCCGGCTCCGGCGCCCACGCCGGCCGCTCCGGCTGGAACGACGGTCGCTCCGGCGCCGACGACGGCCACGCCGACGAAGTAG
- a CDS encoding metallophosphoesterase — MAGEPTRPEEDRRYDTPAPWEEQGPAPAPHLVRERGTATATRPQKHADMVRWLHPGQVLRTGLDAVVATVFGARADHRLIEAVVRPQQPYFDYSEESGADGDFWLDYVSDIGDGWDSTYAVARLLALPELRLPEEDGKTAHVTPRGRVLVFGGDEVYPGASRETYEERTVQPYEAAMRRSQAPHPDLFVIPGNHDWYDGLSAFMRLFCAQRWLAGRRTRQSRSYFALKLPKNWWLIGTDVQLNSDIDVPQVEYFRQVAEQMGPDDRVILCNAEPAWVLAAAARRHKGSYLENNLEYLEEKVLGRRIAVFLAGDLHHYRRHEDDTGQHRITAGGGGAFMHPTHAPAAPVLRDGSTLRKSFPDESTSRKLARKNLFLIRHSPLFGLITGLWYLLLALAAYAEVGSLGLSRLPEVVTAVANSMVNRPWTLILGMVTVGGLAGLADAALGRWRALLGSLHGVAHIVAAFFVAWGATYFTVSKLGVCPVLSPDGAHCADGWLHLAGKFFFSCTFTFVGGFLVGPFITGLYLWMSVNFFGAHSNEAFGSLALPDWKNFLRMRIGKDGALTIYPVGIERVPRKWKPTGAGPMSPAFDPDDPNATEPFLIEPPIRVCR; from the coding sequence ATGGCCGGTGAGCCCACGCGGCCCGAAGAGGACCGCCGCTACGACACCCCCGCGCCCTGGGAAGAGCAGGGCCCCGCGCCCGCGCCGCACCTGGTGCGCGAGCGCGGCACCGCCACCGCCACCCGGCCCCAGAAGCACGCGGACATGGTGCGCTGGCTGCATCCCGGGCAGGTGCTGCGCACGGGCCTGGACGCGGTGGTGGCCACGGTGTTCGGCGCGCGAGCGGACCACCGGCTCATCGAAGCGGTGGTGCGTCCGCAGCAGCCCTACTTCGACTATTCGGAGGAGTCCGGCGCGGACGGCGACTTCTGGCTCGACTACGTCTCCGACATCGGTGACGGCTGGGACTCCACCTACGCGGTGGCGCGCCTGCTGGCGCTGCCGGAGCTGCGGCTGCCGGAGGAGGACGGGAAGACCGCGCACGTCACGCCGCGAGGCCGCGTGCTGGTGTTCGGCGGCGACGAGGTCTACCCGGGAGCCAGCCGTGAGACGTACGAGGAGCGCACGGTGCAGCCCTACGAGGCCGCCATGCGCCGCTCGCAGGCGCCCCACCCGGACCTGTTCGTCATCCCGGGCAACCATGACTGGTACGACGGCCTGTCCGCCTTCATGCGGCTGTTCTGCGCGCAGCGCTGGCTGGCCGGGCGCCGCACGCGGCAGAGCCGCAGCTACTTCGCGCTGAAGCTGCCGAAGAACTGGTGGCTCATCGGCACGGACGTGCAGCTCAACAGCGACATCGACGTGCCCCAGGTGGAGTACTTCCGCCAGGTCGCGGAGCAGATGGGCCCGGACGACCGCGTCATCCTCTGCAACGCGGAGCCGGCGTGGGTGCTGGCCGCGGCGGCGCGGCGCCACAAGGGCAGCTACCTGGAGAACAACCTGGAGTACCTGGAGGAGAAGGTGCTCGGGCGGCGCATCGCCGTGTTCCTCGCGGGCGACCTGCACCACTACCGCCGGCACGAGGACGACACCGGCCAGCACCGCATCACCGCGGGCGGAGGCGGCGCCTTCATGCACCCCACGCACGCGCCCGCGGCGCCCGTGCTGCGCGACGGCTCCACGCTGCGCAAGAGCTTCCCGGACGAGTCCACGTCGCGGAAGCTCGCGCGCAAGAACCTCTTCCTCATCCGCCACAGCCCGCTGTTCGGGCTCATCACCGGCCTGTGGTACCTGCTGCTCGCGCTGGCGGCCTACGCGGAGGTGGGCTCGCTGGGCCTCTCCCGCCTGCCGGAGGTGGTGACGGCGGTGGCCAACAGCATGGTCAACCGGCCCTGGACGCTCATCCTCGGCATGGTGACGGTGGGAGGACTCGCCGGGCTGGCGGACGCGGCGCTGGGGAGGTGGCGCGCGCTGTTGGGCAGCCTGCACGGCGTGGCGCACATCGTGGCGGCGTTCTTCGTCGCCTGGGGCGCGACCTACTTCACGGTGAGCAAGCTGGGCGTGTGTCCGGTGCTGTCACCGGATGGCGCGCACTGCGCGGACGGCTGGCTGCACCTGGCGGGCAAGTTCTTCTTCTCCTGCACGTTCACCTTCGTGGGCGGCTTCCTCGTGGGCCCGTTCATCACGGGCCTGTACCTCTGGATGAGCGTGAACTTCTTCGGCGCGCACTCCAACGAGGCCTTCGGGTCGCTCGCGCTGCCGGACTGGAAGAACTTCCTGCGCATGCGCATCGGGAAGGACGGGGCGCTGACCATCTACCCTGTGGGCATCGAGCGCGTGCCGCGCAAGTGGAAGCCCACCGGCGCGGGCCCCATGTCGCCCGCGTTCGACCCGGACGACCCGAACGCCACCGAGCCGTTCCTCATCGAGCCGCCCATCCGCGTCTGCCGCTGA
- a CDS encoding alpha-amylase family glycosyl hydrolase, with protein sequence MRPLRGLSLCGAALLSACAGSSPPPAPAPAAPGSITLAAPAGDAWYRGAVFYEVFVRSFQDSNGDGVGDLPGLISRLDYLNDGDPATTDDLGVDALWLMPVFASPSYHGYDVTDYERIQSAYGSLEDLQRLCDEAHRRGMRVILDFVINHTSSSHPWFVDSASSAQSSKRDWYQWRASDPGWKQPWDLYSQTGTWHQRDTGWYYGAFWGGMPDLNLQTPAVREEVKRLATLWLQRGVDGFRLDAARYLIETGGGAGQADTPETHAFWKEFAAHVRSVKPDAVLVGENWSETPSVAKYYGSTATVPGGDELPLNFNFPMSARVIEGINAGSGGGVAAKLLEMKNNYPAGVADAPFLTNHDQVRLATQFANDGAKLGLAAAVLLTLPGAPFLYYGEEVGLGNGNANNDESKRTPMPWSGAAGAGFTTGSPWYAFSSGRETANVEAQQRNPGSLLSRYRSLIHARQDSEALRNGGLRLFTATTGVSRTLAFVRTLDDEQVLVVHNFSTSQESVGPFDVEATTAEPLFLDPGVTQLTGGTGAWKASIPARATGIWRLR encoded by the coding sequence ATGCGCCCCCTCCGCGGACTCTCCCTCTGTGGCGCGGCCCTGCTGTCGGCCTGCGCCGGTTCCTCGCCCCCGCCCGCTCCGGCTCCAGCCGCGCCTGGAAGCATCACGCTCGCCGCGCCCGCGGGAGACGCGTGGTACCGGGGCGCGGTGTTCTACGAGGTGTTCGTCCGCAGCTTCCAGGACTCCAACGGCGACGGCGTGGGAGACCTGCCGGGGCTCATCTCGCGGCTGGACTACCTGAACGACGGAGACCCGGCGACGACGGACGACCTGGGCGTGGACGCGCTGTGGCTGATGCCGGTGTTCGCGTCGCCCAGCTACCACGGCTACGACGTGACGGATTACGAGCGCATCCAGTCGGCGTACGGCTCGCTGGAGGACCTGCAACGGTTGTGTGACGAAGCGCACCGCCGGGGCATGCGCGTCATCCTGGACTTCGTCATCAACCACACCAGCTCCTCGCATCCGTGGTTCGTGGACTCGGCGTCCTCGGCGCAGTCGTCGAAGCGGGACTGGTACCAGTGGCGCGCGAGCGATCCCGGCTGGAAGCAGCCCTGGGACCTCTACTCGCAGACCGGCACGTGGCATCAGCGGGACACGGGCTGGTACTACGGCGCCTTCTGGGGCGGCATGCCGGACCTGAACCTCCAGACGCCCGCGGTGCGCGAAGAGGTGAAGCGCCTGGCGACGCTGTGGCTCCAGCGCGGCGTGGACGGCTTCCGGCTGGACGCCGCGCGCTACCTCATCGAGACGGGCGGCGGCGCGGGGCAGGCGGACACGCCGGAGACGCACGCCTTCTGGAAGGAGTTCGCCGCGCACGTGCGTTCGGTGAAGCCGGACGCGGTGCTGGTGGGTGAGAACTGGAGCGAGACGCCGTCGGTGGCGAAGTACTACGGCTCCACGGCGACGGTGCCGGGCGGGGACGAGCTGCCGCTCAACTTCAACTTCCCCATGTCCGCGCGGGTGATTGAAGGCATCAACGCGGGCAGCGGCGGGGGCGTGGCGGCGAAGCTGCTGGAGATGAAGAACAACTATCCGGCCGGGGTGGCGGACGCGCCCTTCCTCACCAACCACGACCAGGTGCGGCTGGCGACGCAGTTCGCCAACGACGGGGCCAAGCTGGGGCTGGCGGCGGCGGTGCTGCTGACGCTGCCGGGAGCGCCGTTCCTCTACTACGGCGAAGAGGTGGGCCTGGGGAACGGCAACGCCAACAACGACGAGTCCAAGCGCACGCCGATGCCCTGGAGCGGCGCGGCCGGCGCGGGCTTCACGACGGGCTCGCCGTGGTACGCGTTCTCCAGCGGCAGGGAGACGGCGAACGTGGAGGCGCAGCAGCGCAACCCGGGGTCGCTGTTGTCGCGCTACCGCTCGCTCATCCACGCGCGCCAGGATTCGGAGGCGCTGCGAAACGGAGGCCTGCGGCTGTTCACGGCGACGACGGGAGTGTCACGGACGCTCGCGTTCGTGAGGACGCTGGACGACGAGCAGGTGCTGGTGGTCCACAACTTCTCCACCTCGCAGGAGTCGGTGGGGCCGTTCGACGTGGAGGCCACCACGGCGGAGCCGCTGTTCCTGGACCCCGGGGTGACGCAGCTCACGGGTGGCACGGGAGCATGGAAGGCCAGCATCCCGGCGCGTGCCACGGGCATCTGGCGGCTGCGCTAG
- a CDS encoding sugar ABC transporter permease, with amino-acid sequence MALFSERREGISHLPLHVVLVTFTLFTIYPILWVVSLAFSGKQSLAIATLPENPTFWDRLRAVTPWPETFSVSNFASVMADQPFAKWMLNSAIVAIGTTVLGVFMACTAAYAFSRFKFPGQRAGMMAFLVSQMFPGTLMLIPLYIILVQWLGLGSSRLGLIIVYATTSIPFSVWMLKGYFDTIPKDLEEAALMDGASPGRIFWSIILPLAKPAVAVTALFSFMTAWNEFILAATFMDQEAMYTAPVGLRFFVGGFSQQWGYFAAGSIIVSVPVVFLFLFLQKYLVSGLTAGGVKG; translated from the coding sequence ATGGCGCTCTTCTCTGAACGTCGCGAGGGCATCTCCCACCTGCCGCTGCACGTGGTGCTGGTCACCTTCACCCTCTTCACCATCTACCCCATCCTCTGGGTGGTGAGCCTGGCCTTCTCCGGCAAGCAGAGCCTGGCCATCGCCACGCTGCCGGAGAACCCCACCTTCTGGGACCGGCTGCGCGCGGTGACGCCGTGGCCGGAGACCTTCAGCGTCTCCAACTTCGCGTCGGTGATGGCGGATCAGCCGTTCGCCAAGTGGATGCTCAACAGCGCCATCGTGGCCATTGGCACCACGGTGCTGGGCGTCTTCATGGCGTGCACGGCGGCGTATGCGTTCAGCCGCTTCAAGTTCCCCGGCCAGCGCGCGGGCATGATGGCGTTCCTGGTGTCCCAGATGTTCCCGGGCACGCTGATGCTCATCCCCCTCTACATCATCCTGGTGCAGTGGCTGGGCCTGGGCAGCAGCCGGCTGGGCCTCATCATCGTGTACGCCACCACGTCCATCCCGTTCAGCGTGTGGATGTTGAAGGGCTACTTCGACACCATCCCCAAGGACCTGGAGGAGGCGGCGCTGATGGACGGCGCGTCTCCGGGGCGCATCTTCTGGAGCATCATCCTGCCCTTGGCGAAGCCCGCGGTGGCGGTGACGGCGCTGTTCAGCTTCATGACGGCGTGGAACGAGTTCATCCTCGCGGCGACGTTCATGGACCAGGAAGCCATGTACACGGCGCCGGTGGGCCTGCGCTTCTTCGTGGGCGGCTTCAGCCAGCAGTGGGGCTACTTCGCGGCCGGCTCCATCATCGTGTCCGTGCCCGTCGTCTTCCTCTTCCTCTTCCTGCAGAAGTATCTCGTCTCCGGGCTCACCGCCGGTGGCGTGAAGGGTTAG
- a CDS encoding acyl-CoA thioesterase: MSNAALKDFPVVVPFPVHWSEMDAYGHVNNARTFTWFESARIAYMARIGLVGPTAAGADTTSADGVGPILANTHADYLKPVVFPVNLVAGARVTRVGNSSITFEHVVAGADDGVLYTRGGSIVVTLRYATHEKVPVPAAVRAAIEKLEGRPVGGQTG; the protein is encoded by the coding sequence ATGTCGAACGCCGCCCTGAAGGACTTCCCAGTCGTCGTGCCCTTCCCCGTGCACTGGAGCGAGATGGACGCGTACGGGCACGTCAACAACGCCCGCACGTTCACCTGGTTCGAGTCCGCGCGCATCGCGTACATGGCCCGCATCGGGTTGGTGGGGCCGACCGCCGCGGGCGCGGATACGACGTCCGCGGACGGCGTGGGGCCCATCCTGGCCAACACGCACGCGGACTACCTCAAGCCGGTGGTGTTCCCGGTGAACCTGGTGGCGGGCGCGCGCGTCACGCGCGTGGGCAATTCCTCCATCACCTTCGAGCACGTGGTGGCGGGCGCGGATGACGGGGTGCTCTACACGCGCGGCGGTTCCATCGTCGTGACGCTGCGCTACGCCACGCATGAGAAGGTGCCGGTTCCCGCGGCGGTGCGGGCGGCCATCGAGAAGCTGGAGGGTCGTCCGGTGGGTGGGCAGACCGGGTGA
- a CDS encoding AHH domain-containing protein, whose translation MSSCRSWAVAVLLLLLSTGCSATRGVRLKTGPGAPVVHVPRAEVEPVELDGDAFTDAVRTLAEDAPVSPRPREDVYRRFAGTFSSKAYAHVRGRLGLVSVEEPSRARLLVDDPDRELASAYGRWCQRKQTPGDCLQLLEAGSSLDEEGRRSLAFAIALDSVWEETAEALVGMTDQRAVLATLVATGTVYLSLWLLPEPVSKGIAATMTVVLIAYLGIDTVWNLIQGWIELSEQARVARTFDELREVGEEYGEVMGKNAARAFVMLALAAVGSTAETFAAKVATLPGSGHASLVAAEVGGFRLGAAAQVESVAVSSEGVVTLVLPPNAVAMSARDEKSPVASGADAEGHEHHIASNKWWSATNRGGPWSPQFQKIFDKAGMSLDDPANKVRVPGHRGPHPEAYHQWVLKSLSRATRQCRSMEQCRALLTNELRSLARQITEKGGIMNRWVTGLE comes from the coding sequence ATGTCTTCGTGCCGGAGCTGGGCGGTCGCGGTGCTGCTGTTGCTGCTGAGCACGGGATGTTCAGCGACGCGTGGCGTCCGGCTGAAGACGGGGCCGGGGGCGCCTGTCGTCCATGTGCCTCGGGCGGAGGTCGAGCCCGTGGAACTGGACGGCGATGCGTTCACGGACGCGGTGCGGACGCTGGCGGAGGATGCGCCGGTGTCCCCGCGTCCTCGTGAGGATGTGTATCGGCGGTTCGCGGGGACGTTCTCCTCGAAGGCTTATGCCCATGTTCGTGGACGCCTGGGGCTGGTCTCCGTGGAGGAGCCTTCCCGGGCTCGGTTGCTGGTCGATGATCCGGACCGGGAGCTGGCGAGCGCTTATGGGCGGTGGTGCCAGCGCAAGCAGACGCCAGGGGACTGTCTTCAATTGCTGGAGGCGGGTTCCTCGCTGGATGAGGAGGGGCGGCGTTCGCTGGCGTTCGCCATCGCGCTGGATTCGGTCTGGGAGGAGACAGCGGAAGCGCTGGTGGGGATGACGGACCAGAGGGCGGTGCTCGCCACCCTCGTCGCGACGGGCACGGTGTACCTGTCGCTCTGGTTGCTGCCCGAGCCCGTGTCGAAGGGCATCGCTGCGACGATGACGGTGGTGCTCATCGCCTACCTGGGCATCGACACGGTGTGGAACCTCATCCAGGGATGGATTGAGTTGTCCGAACAGGCGCGAGTGGCCCGGACGTTCGATGAGCTTCGAGAAGTGGGGGAGGAGTACGGCGAGGTGATGGGGAAGAACGCGGCGCGGGCGTTCGTGATGTTGGCGTTGGCGGCGGTGGGCAGCACGGCGGAGACGTTCGCGGCGAAGGTCGCGACGCTCCCGGGTTCAGGGCATGCCTCGCTGGTGGCCGCGGAGGTAGGCGGCTTCAGGCTGGGCGCAGCGGCGCAGGTGGAGTCCGTGGCCGTGTCCTCCGAGGGCGTCGTCACGCTGGTACTGCCGCCGAACGCGGTGGCCATGTCCGCGCGGGATGAGAAGAGTCCCGTCGCGAGTGGCGCGGATGCGGAAGGGCATGAGCACCACATCGCATCCAACAAGTGGTGGAGTGCCACGAATCGCGGTGGCCCGTGGTCACCGCAGTTCCAGAAGATCTTCGACAAGGCGGGGATGTCGCTTGATGATCCCGCGAACAAGGTCCGTGTGCCGGGTCACAGAGGGCCGCACCCAGAGGCGTACCACCAGTGGGTACTGAAATCCCTTTCCCGAGCAACCCGGCAGTGCCGCAGCATGGAGCAATGCAGGGCCCTGCTGACAAATGAGTTGAGAAGCCTTGCCCGTCAGATCACCGAAAAGGGGGGCATCATGAATCGGTGGGTGACTGGCCTTGAGTGA